TGACTCGTTTTAATGTGCGCTTTGAATGTCTACTTTAGCACAATAATCAATTTTCGTTGCTCATTCAATTTATCAGCCATTTTCTCAGgcacatttacttttaatgtataaaatgtgtaaaaattgtAGCACATTGGTACTTCCACAAcctaaacaaaataaatttcattttttcattttgtttgcaTTAGAGAACCCAGTAGGCCTGTCTGCTCAATGTGACCGCTTAAGTAATATGAACCGTTTAAGGTCATCcgtcaaatgaaaataaaacgagACCTCCCTTATCATACGTTGTTTTTCGAGTGAAACATTTATGAAGTGTAATACGTcagtatatgtgtatgtttgtgAGTGGATCCTCCTTTCACGAGAGACACCGGGTGCTCGAGGCGTCTCCGTGCGCCCTTCTCATGCACGAGGGCGCGAGCCCGCGGTGAAGGCTGTAATTTGGGTTAAATAAGGGGAGCATTCGCTTTTAAACACTTAAAAACTGCCAGACCTCTTACATACTCAAAACCGTAAGACTCGAGCAATTTGCTTCTGGGGTGGGAGGAGACATTTAGAAACATTGAGAACAAGGTGAATGACTGGAAATGTTTTTTAGGGACGcatatatatgtatacacacacacatagagctCCAAATAGGCTACTTATTAACTGTAAacttgattattattatttttattttgctcAAAAAATATTTCGCCTTTGATCTGCTTGAATTTGGGAAGTTTATACCTGGATGTGAGTGAGATGGGTGTCCGTGTATTTCATGCACCTGTAAAGGTAAAGCGAAAATTTGACAGACAGgatgtttttagcaatgacCCCCCTTCCCACGCATGACCCACTCATTCAACGTGCAAAAACAGTGCTGGTACGATTACTGTTAAATACAAAAGCGATAAAGTGTAAATAAACGTTGATTGGATATGCCAGTGGTCTGAACTGAATAAAAATGACCACACACACAGAAAATGGACAAAATCATTGACTAATCTAtagtattaaaatattaaatatgctaaaaaatatatttttctatttGATTTATACAATCGACAATAAAAAGTCtacatatttattttcaaaagcattaaaatgtatttaaatagtTCGTACATTAATCATtctttttctgttatttttaaacaatattatgtccatttaaataggaaaataatatttgccttttgattttaaataaggaaaagttacatgaaatgtttattttatggtattaaattgtatttagcattaatattttttgtttcatacagttTCTAATTCGATAAAATTAAACGTTCGTTAAAAcagattatatattaaaaacaaatcGAATAATGGAACAAAATGTTTAACCGTGCAATAAAAATACAATCACACAATACATTCAGTTAAACTTACGTGTTGCTGAAAAAATCCAAAAACCAGGTAAATGGTAAAGCCGCTAGGAAAAGAGAGACAAATAAAACTGGCCCTGCTAAAGAAACACAAACGACCTTAAAGAATTGTCCACAAAAATCATCAAAAATGTTGAAAGCGCACTTGGTTCCTTATTAGGCGAAGATACAATATTTATTCCGTGTCTCCAGGGATGAGGCTGCTCTCTCTATTGTCCTCCCTTTCCTCAATGCTGATGCTTAATTTTCAAAACTTCTATATTACCAAGGGACCTACGACATCAGCCGGAGAAATACCCAGCAAGTACAAAATCCGAGCCAGGGAGCGCTTTGTGCAGAGGGGAGGCATTTCAGCCGCTTTTACCGACCGCGCAAGGCGACATTTCATTTTCACgcgctattttggggatttttccTTTCATTCGTCAGACTGCGCGAGGAAATCGGGTTATTGGATCGCGAGAATGTCAGCCACATTTCCGGGACTGGTGCACGATGCGGaggtattttaaattaatttattaccCCTCTTAAACCACCTTATTTAATTGAATTTAGCATAGCATCGCATAGAGGAAATTGTGATGAAACGaaacagcaaattaaaaattatttatacttgTTAGCTACTGAAAGTCGATGATTAAAAATAACACGTTGGATTCTTTCAGTTCAGTTCTGCTTAAAATCTCGTTTGCTATTTGGTAATCGAGTGTTAAGGTCTTTGTCGTGAttacaaacgtttgttttatttattttcttattaTAATTGTAATTATTACAGTAATGCCTTGTGTCTCGTGCTGCTTACCTGCAGTAAAACGGGCGTAGATTGTTGGGACAAATTGCTTTTAATAGGTTTTGCACAGATGCATTAGGAAGAATATATAGTTAAATAACACACTCAATGGCAAATGATAGACAAGTGAGGGAGGAAAAAAACGCTGTGTGCTCGTGTAGCAGTTTGCAGTGTGTTTCACGCACTCCCTCCCAGGCACGGAGAGATGACATCGCCGTCAGGTACTTTTCTAAAGACACTTTGAgctgctgtgtgtgtttgtgtgttttgggaaggCTCGAGTTTCCGCCGCGTGAGAAATGCGCGCGGATCGCTGCGAGCGCGTGTAAATGACATGCCTCAtattttcctcttttttttcCCGCACAGATACGTCACGACGGATCAAACAGCTACCGTTTGATGCAACTCGGATGCTTGGAATCTGTGGCCAACTCATCTGTCGCTTACTCGTCGACGTCTCCGCTCACATACCCAGCTACCGGAACCGAATTTGCCTCCCCGTATTTTCCCACGAACCACCAGTACACGCCCTTACACCACCAGTCTTTTCACTATGAGTTCCAGCACAGCCACCCGGCCGTGAACCCGGACGCGTACTCGTTAAACTCTCTCCATCACTCGCAGCAGTACTATCAGCAGCTCCATCACGGCGAACCGGCAGACTTCATCAACCTTCACAACGCCCGGGCGCTCAAGTCCTCGTGTCTGGACGAACAGCGGCGGGAACTGGGCTGTTTGGACGCATACCGTAGACATGACCTGTCAATCATGAGCCACGGCTCGCAGTACGGCATGCACCCTGAGCAAAGACTGCTGCCCGGGGCGGGTCTGGGGCTGCCGCCACCGGGGGCCGATGACCTACAGGTACACATCACCGGCGTTTTACCGTGCAAGCACAAAATAGCCTACACACGCATTTCACGTGCAGGTTGCAAAGAGGTTGACACGTGCGGTGATGTTGTGTGGCCACTTACACTGTCTGAACAGGAGAAATTATGGCCTGAGGCCTTAAACAAAAACCTGTAACATTAGTTCATCGAAACAAAAAAATCGGAACACTTGGTTTTTGGCCTGCATATAgcttagcattttttttttaacaataagcGTAACAATAAATAAGCATATGGAAAATAAATTTATTCcaaattattttaaactttttaaacagAAGGTCTTAGTTCATTTAGCTGTCagattttacatatttaatatAGTGAATATTGAGAAGTTTGAATTCGTGTGCGCGTATGTCGGGCCTGGCTGCTGTAAAGCCGCTGTTCCTTTTTTCTCCGTTAAAAGGCGGATTAACGGCTTGAAAAAGTGCGAACAAAAGCCAAATCCTCCACAGTAGAGCACCGTAGTTTATCCAATTTAGGACTTAATGTCAATCAACTGGTTATTTATGCACAGACATCTGATACAGCTCAAGTTTAACTGGTGAGTGAAAATGTGTTAAGATGAAAATAATTATGATTATACATTCCTTTCATAAAATACGGCGCTGGGCCTCTCGACTTAACAACAAAAGATTAAcggataaaataaaaaacttttttttatttagctattatgatattttggaatttttatttattgcacCAAAAGAGATattgatatatatatttaaaaactattgtaattttattttaccgaaataaaaatgttatggGAAAATAATTAAGTGTaactaatattaaaaataaatttatttttatataataaatgtatattataaagtaattaaataacatttgttgtataattaatttgttaagttaatatGGTCAAAACATCATAAACGTGAATGCAATATTAACTGTATTCTTTATTATTTGCTATATTAATcctaaatgcaataaaatatttttgtagaaAACATAAACCATTTTACCACTTATGCAATATTGTAaaggatatatttttttaaacattattaaataGTACAAAttcttattttctttttatagTAAATACAAAATCGTATACGTGTTGGTATTGCTGTCGCGTGTTCAGCAACAGTCTGCACACGCACACAAAAAGGCTCACAGgagaacaaacacaaaaaagaaacacATACGTCCCGTGAAAAGGTTTTGGACCTTTCTTTTGGTGCTGAATAAAACCGTGGGCTCGGAAAAGGCCGCGTAACAGATGCGGGCAGTCTCGTGCGCACAGGCGCATCTTTGAGCCGCTAAACAGATTTGGCACGCGGAACAATAGAAGCTGCCGCACCTTTAACACACGCACGCGTAATTTATGCCTTATCCGACGGGTTTGTATATTGATTTTATAATCACTTTAACTGCGGGGAAAAGGAAAAATAGAGCAGGAGTTTGTTAAAAGGTTACAAGAGTGCGCCAGTATGGTGGATGTaagtgtgtgtgaatgtgtgtgtgtgtgttttgtgagtGATTCTGGCCTCCAGACTGGTCCTGGCTTGTGAGACGGATTAACTCTTTTCTTTTGATATACAATTCAGTCTTCCTTCGGCTGATGACATCACTGATAAACGAGTAAAATAATAATCTGTTGGTTTGACATCATAATGTAACAGGTCCTGTTACCTGCGGACTTAATTAATTAGTGTACAGTAAGGCACGTGATCTGTTTCACATATGCCCAGGCAAAGATAAATCTATACACTATATATAAGATTGGTTGATTATTGATTGTAAAGTTCATGTGCGTGCATATGTGTATGTCTGTAGGGATCTGTGGACGCGCAGTGCGGGCTTGTGTTAAATGGCCAAGGTGGAGTGATCCGGAGAGGTAAgacaacacatacacacagatatacacacatacacacacaatcaTACTCATACAAAAAGAGAATTCATTGGAAGCACCCACTCACACAAATAATGCATTTTCTTCAACGAAATTTTCATGTCTGTATTTAGACaatattaattttttaacaGATTACAATAAATAGCTACAGCAATTAgaaagtataaaaaattatatgttCGGAATGACATCATGCTGACTGAATGTCCAATAAAAAGATAGACCTGGCATTTAAACTACAGTTTAAAACACAATTGTACGCATATTTCTTAGAAAAATATGCTTTTCTTCCTGAAAACATTAGTAGCAACTCAATAAAAATTAAGTACAGCTCTATACAATAattgtattatatttttaatcagAAGCATTATTATATGTTTGTAA
The nucleotide sequence above comes from Paramisgurnus dabryanus chromosome 12, PD_genome_1.1, whole genome shotgun sequence. Encoded proteins:
- the tfap2d gene encoding transcription factor AP-2-delta; this encodes MRLLSLLSSLSSMLMLNFQNFYITKGPTTSAGEIPSKYKIRARERFVQRGGISAAFTDRARRHFIFTRYFGDFSFHSSDCARKSGYWIARMSATFPGLVHDAEIRHDGSNSYRLMQLGCLESVANSSVAYSSTSPLTYPATGTEFASPYFPTNHQYTPLHHQSFHYEFQHSHPAVNPDAYSLNSLHHSQQYYQQLHHGEPADFINLHNARALKSSCLDEQRRELGCLDAYRRHDLSIMSHGSQYGMHPEQRLLPGAGLGLPPPGADDLQGSVDAQCGLVLNGQGGVIRRGGTCVVNPTDLFCSVPGRLSLLSSTSKYKVTIAEVKRRLSPPECLNASLLGGILRRAKSKNGGRCLREKLDRLGLNLPAGRRKAANVTLLTSLVEGEALHLARDFGYTCETEFPTKAVGEHLARQHTEPKEQNARKKMVLATKQICKEFQDLLSQDRSPLGSSRPTPILDLDIQRHLTHFSLITHGFGTPAICAALSTFQTILSEMLNYLEKHSANKSTGTPDANQINSNSDKTLRKTNEASTKDGKIEKTE